Proteins from a genomic interval of Cervus elaphus chromosome 13, mCerEla1.1, whole genome shotgun sequence:
- the CPLX3 gene encoding complexin-3 translates to MAFMVKTMVGGQLKNLTGSLGGGEDKGDGDKSAAEAQGMSREEYEEYQKQLVEEKMERDAQFTQRKAERATLRSHFRDKYRLPKNETDESQIQMAGGDVELPRELAKMIEEDTEEEEERASVLGQLASLPGLDLGSLKDKAQSTLGDLKQSAEKCHIM, encoded by the exons ATGGCGTTCATGGTGAAGACCATGGTGGGCGGCCAGCTGAAGAACCTCACTGGGAGCCTGGGGGGCGGCGAGGACAAGGGGGACGGGGACAAGTCGGCTGCCGAGGCGCAGGGCATGAGCCGAGAGGAGTATGAGGAGTATCAGAAGCAACTGGTGGAAGAGAA GATGGAGCGGGACGCGCAGTTCACGCAGAGGAAGGCAGAGCGGGCCACGCTGCGGAGCCACTTCCGAGACAAATACCGGCTGCCCAAG AACGAAACAGATGAGAGCCAGATCCAGATGGCAGGTGGAGATGTGGAGCTGCCCCGGGAGCTGGCCAAGATGATTGAGGaggacacagaggaggaggaggagagggcctCGGTCCTTGGGCAGCTGGCCAGCCTCCCTGGCTTGGACCTCGGCTCACTCAAGGACAAGGCCCAGAGCACATTGGGGGACCTCAAGCAATCAGCTGAGAAGTGCCACATCATGTGA